In Hydrogenovibrio thermophilus, the following are encoded in one genomic region:
- a CDS encoding glycosyltransferase family 4 protein, protein MNTPDSAANTAKPYAQAPFNTRRIERLSLVTDAWQPQVNGVVTTLSQLVAHLRQQGIEVDVIHPNDYDCVPLPTYPEIPLVWRARGLEKRLLDFQPNAIHIATEGALGWKARRIARKHGLPFTTAYHTKYPEYIHERFPVPTDWVYNIMRRFHTPAQNTFVPGESILTELQNRHFQHVVLMTRGVDTDIFNPTRARPSKDDTPMYLYVGRIAPEKNLAAFLDLELPGRKVVVGKGPDLEKLQQTYPDVDFTGPKYGTELAEYYASATVFVFPSLTDTFGVVNLEAIACGTPVAAFPVTGPKDIITEGVNGVLSWDLKTAIEQAVQLKQDPNKIAQSIPQYTWQGAAQQFVDHLAFIEQVNSRRQPADKTVKIS, encoded by the coding sequence ATGAACACACCCGATTCCGCCGCGAACACCGCCAAACCTTACGCGCAAGCGCCCTTCAACACGCGTCGCATTGAACGCCTCTCCCTGGTCACAGATGCCTGGCAACCGCAAGTGAACGGCGTGGTCACCACCCTGTCGCAACTGGTCGCCCACCTTCGCCAGCAAGGCATAGAAGTCGACGTCATCCACCCCAACGATTACGATTGCGTGCCCTTACCGACCTACCCGGAAATTCCGTTGGTTTGGCGTGCGCGCGGATTGGAAAAACGCCTGCTAGACTTCCAACCCAATGCCATCCACATCGCCACCGAAGGCGCTTTAGGCTGGAAGGCACGCCGCATTGCGCGCAAACACGGTTTGCCTTTTACCACGGCGTATCACACCAAGTACCCGGAATACATTCACGAACGCTTTCCGGTGCCGACGGACTGGGTGTATAACATCATGCGCCGCTTTCACACCCCGGCGCAAAACACGTTTGTTCCGGGCGAATCCATTTTAACGGAGTTACAAAACCGTCATTTTCAACACGTAGTGCTGATGACGCGCGGCGTGGATACCGACATTTTCAACCCAACCCGCGCCCGGCCTTCCAAAGACGACACACCGATGTACCTCTACGTCGGACGCATCGCGCCGGAAAAAAACCTCGCCGCTTTTTTGGATTTAGAGTTGCCCGGCCGCAAGGTGGTGGTCGGCAAAGGGCCGGACTTGGAAAAACTCCAACAGACCTACCCCGACGTTGATTTTACCGGCCCCAAATACGGCACCGAACTGGCGGAATACTACGCTTCGGCCACGGTGTTTGTGTTCCCCTCCCTGACCGATACCTTCGGCGTGGTCAATCTGGAAGCTATTGCGTGCGGCACGCCGGTGGCGGCCTTTCCGGTCACCGGCCCCAAAGACATCATTACCGAAGGCGTCAACGGCGTGCTAAGCTGGGATTTGAAAACGGCCATCGAGCAAGCCGTGCAACTGAAGCAAGATCCAAACAAAATCGCACAATCCATTCCACAATACACCTGGCAAGGTGCCGCACAACAATTTGTCGACCATCTGGCGTTCATTGAACAGGTCAATTCCCGCCGCCAACCGGCAGACAAGACCGTTAAAATCTCTTAA